The following proteins are co-located in the Gorilla gorilla gorilla isolate KB3781 chromosome 7, NHGRI_mGorGor1-v2.1_pri, whole genome shotgun sequence genome:
- the PSCA gene encoding prostate stem cell antigen, with protein sequence MKAVLLALLMAGLALQPGTALLCYSCKAQVSNEDCLQVENCTQLGEQCWTERIRAVGLLTVISKGCSLNCVDDSQDYYVGKKNITCCDTDLCNASRAHALQPAAAILALLPALGLLLWGPGQL encoded by the exons ATGAAGGCTGTGCTGCTTGCCCTGTTGATGGCAGGCTTGGCCCTGCAGCCAG GCACTGCCCTGCTGTGCTACTCCTGCAAAGCCCAGGTGAGCAACGAGGACTGCCTGCAGGTGGAGAACTGCACCCAGCTGGGGGAGCAGTGCTGGACCGAGCGCATCC GCGCAGTTGGCCTCCTGACCGTCATCAGCAAAGGCTGCAGCTTGAACTGCGTGGATGACTCACAGGACTACTATGTGGGCAAGAAGAACATCACGTGCTGTGACACCGACTTGTGCAACGCCAGCAGGGCCCATGCCCTGCAGCCGGCTGCCGCCATCCTTGCGCTGCTCCCTGCACTCGGCCTGCTGCTCTGGGGACCCGGCCAGCTATAG